In Nicotiana tabacum cultivar K326 chromosome 19, ASM71507v2, whole genome shotgun sequence, one DNA window encodes the following:
- the LOC142173441 gene encoding uncharacterized protein LOC142173441: MKKLRHYFEAYIIKLISQADPVKFVMTRPICFWTPSKIVHIINQYEIIYTPQKAVKGQTLTNFLADHPLPAEWELSDEFPDEDVLFIEELPPWTMFFDGFARRNGEGAGVVLISPERQVIPFSFLLGETCSNNAAKYQALIIGLEMALDMKILQLDDDSKLIINQPLGSYEVKKEDILPYHQYASGLLERFDQVFLNHVPREENRKADALATLATTMALGENESTKGKLFCRSFEGLFLRCLDKEEACQAMDEAHYGSCGVRQSGPKLHFHIKRMGYLWTTMGLDIVGPLLKSSKGQIYGIPRYIITDNGTPFDNMLVKSLCEKLDFKQHKSSMYNAPANGLVEVFNKTFGNLLKNVIAKNKRDWHERIGEALWAYRKTFRTATQATSYSLVYGVEAVILLEQ; encoded by the exons ATGAAGAAGCTAAGGCATTATTTTGAAGCATACATCATCAAACTCATCTCTCAAGCAGATCCTGTGAAGTTCGTGATGACTCGACCTATTTGTTTTTGGACGCCAAGCAAGATAGTCCATATTATTAACCAATATGAGATCATATACACACCTCAAAAGGCTGTGAAAGGACAAACACTAACCAATTTTCTAGCTGATCACCCTCTTCCGGCGGAATGGGAGCTCTCTGATGAGTTTCCAGATGAAGACGTTTTGTTCATTGAAGAATTGCCACCATGgacaatgttctttgatggatTTGCACGTCGTAATGGTGAGGGGGCAGGTGTTGTGTTGATCTCTCCAGAAAGACAAGTCATtccattctcttttcttttaggtGAAACATGCTCCAACAATGCCGCAAAGTACCAAGCTTTGATCATCGGTCTCGAAATGGCATTAGACATGAAGATTCTACAGTTGGACGACGACTCTAAGCTGATCATCAACCAACCTTTGGGGAGTTATGAGGTAAAGAAGGAAGATATCTTACCGTACCATCAATATGCTTCTGGTTTACTTGAAAGATTCGACCAAGTATTCTTAAACCACGTCCCAAGAGAAGAAAATCGCAaggctgatgctttggctactttggccaCGACGATGGCACTTGGAGAGAATGAGTCAACAAAG GGGAAATTGTTTTGCCGCTCTTTTGAAGGACTATTCTTAAGATGTCTTGACAAAGAAGAAGCCTGCCAAGCGATGGATGAAGCACATTATGGCTCATGCGGAGTACGCCAATCTGGTCCCAAGCTCCATTTTCACATCAAGAGGATGGGCTACTTATGGACGACAATG GGACTTGACATTGTTGGACCGCTTCTAAAGTCATCAAAGGGACAAAT ATACGGCATACCAAGATACATAATCACAGACAATGGAACACCATTTGACAACATGCTCGTGAAGAGTCTGTGTGAGAAATTAGATTTCAAGCAACATAAGTCTTCAATGTATAATGCACCGGCCAACGGCCTTGTTGAAGTTTTTAACAAGACGTTTGGTAACCTTTTGAAGAATGTTATTGCAAAGAACAAGAGAGACTGGCATGAGAGAATTGGTGAAGCTTTGTGGGCATACCGAAAAACCTTCAGAACTGCTACACAAGCAACTTCTTACTCTTTGGTGTATGGCGTAGAAGCAGTCATTCTGTTGGAGCAATAA